In Nocardia sp. NBC_00403, one DNA window encodes the following:
- a CDS encoding acyl-CoA dehydrogenase family protein, whose protein sequence is MPTHEVFNQVPNIVPFDVSQNPALLEGLHREGAGWAEQEVRELGRLAGGFAAQEWGRLANEYPPVLHTHDRYGNRIDEVEFHPHWHDLMNVAVSHGLHGSPWLDDRPGAHTARAAKFYTWGVADAGHMCPISMTYAVVPALRHNAELAAKYEPLLGSRTYDFGLREPSTKAGLIAGMSMTEKQGGSDVRANTTTATPQPDGSYRLVGHKWFTSAPMSDMFLTLAQAPGGLSCFLLPRVLPDDTRNPIRIQRLKDKLGNKSNASSEIEYENATGWLVGAEGSGVKTIIEMVNMTRLDCVIGSSTGMRIGAVYAVHHARHRDVFGKKLIDQPAMRNVLADLVIESDAATTVMMRLAGATDRAGQDPAEAALRRIALAVTKYWVCKRAPSHAAEALECFGGNGYAEESGMPRLYREAPLMSIWEGSGNVAALDALRAMGRQPETVEAYFNEVSLARGANPRLDDAITRVGKELSDLSDIEYRARRIIELMALVLQGAQLVRHGHPAVADAFCATRLGDDWGIAFGTLPTGVDTGAIIERAFV, encoded by the coding sequence ATGCCGACGCATGAAGTCTTCAACCAGGTTCCGAACATCGTGCCTTTCGACGTCTCGCAGAACCCGGCGCTGCTGGAGGGCCTGCACCGTGAGGGCGCGGGCTGGGCCGAGCAGGAGGTGCGTGAACTCGGCAGGCTCGCGGGCGGTTTCGCGGCGCAGGAGTGGGGTCGGCTGGCCAACGAGTATCCGCCGGTGCTGCACACCCACGACCGCTACGGCAATCGCATCGACGAGGTCGAATTCCACCCGCACTGGCACGACCTGATGAATGTCGCGGTCTCGCACGGACTGCACGGCTCACCCTGGCTCGACGACCGGCCCGGCGCTCATACCGCCCGTGCGGCCAAGTTCTACACCTGGGGTGTCGCCGACGCGGGCCATATGTGCCCGATCTCGATGACCTACGCGGTGGTGCCCGCGCTGCGCCACAATGCGGAGCTCGCGGCGAAATACGAACCGCTGCTCGGTTCCAGGACCTACGACTTCGGCCTTCGTGAGCCGTCGACCAAGGCCGGGCTCATCGCGGGCATGTCGATGACCGAAAAGCAGGGCGGCTCCGACGTCCGCGCCAACACCACCACCGCGACTCCGCAGCCCGACGGCAGCTACCGGCTCGTCGGACACAAATGGTTCACCTCCGCGCCCATGTCGGACATGTTCCTCACGCTGGCGCAGGCGCCCGGCGGCCTGTCCTGCTTCCTGCTGCCCAGGGTGCTGCCCGACGACACCCGCAATCCGATTCGGATCCAACGACTCAAGGACAAGCTCGGCAACAAGTCCAACGCCTCCTCGGAGATCGAATACGAGAACGCCACCGGCTGGCTGGTCGGCGCGGAGGGGTCCGGGGTCAAGACCATCATCGAGATGGTCAATATGACCCGCCTCGACTGTGTGATCGGCTCGTCGACCGGCATGCGCATCGGTGCGGTGTACGCGGTGCACCACGCACGGCACCGGGATGTCTTCGGCAAGAAGCTGATCGATCAGCCCGCGATGCGCAATGTGCTCGCCGACCTGGTGATCGAATCCGACGCCGCGACCACCGTGATGATGCGCCTGGCGGGCGCCACCGATCGGGCAGGCCAGGATCCGGCCGAGGCGGCGCTGCGCCGAATCGCCTTGGCGGTCACCAAGTACTGGGTGTGCAAGCGTGCGCCTTCGCACGCGGCCGAGGCACTGGAATGCTTCGGCGGCAATGGCTATGCCGAAGAATCCGGGATGCCGCGCCTCTACCGCGAGGCTCCGCTGATGTCGATCTGGGAGGGCTCCGGCAATGTCGCCGCCCTGGACGCGTTGCGCGCCATGGGTCGTCAGCCCGAGACCGTCGAGGCGTACTTCAACGAGGTCTCGCTGGCCCGGGGTGCGAACCCCCGTCTCGACGACGCCATCACCCGCGTCGGCAAGGAACTCTCCGACCTCAGCGATATCGAATACCGCGCACGCCGCATTATCGAACTCATGGCCCTCGTCCTGCAGGGCGCGCAACTGGTCCGCCACGGCCACCCCGCCGTCGCGGACGCCTTCTGCGCCACCCGATTGGGCGACGACTGGGGCATCGCCTTCGGCACCCTGCCGACGGGCGTGGACACCGGCGCCATCATCGAACGCGCCTTCGTCTGA
- a CDS encoding TetR/AcrR family transcriptional regulator — MVYRRTPAVQARLDAQAALIVQAATKVLSREGFAGLSMVAVANEAAVATGTVYKHFEGKSELVSAVFRRVVAREVAAVTAAAAERIADADTAASAVERVTAAVETFAGRALKNPKLAYVLLVEPVDAAVDNERLHFRRAFAEAFESAITEGVSRGELPAQDARTSAAALVGAIGEVLVGPLAHAPHGESVVPELVAFAMRALGVRDDQSAPGAREKQELSDADA, encoded by the coding sequence GTGGTGTACCGCAGAACCCCTGCCGTGCAGGCCCGCCTCGATGCGCAGGCCGCGCTGATCGTGCAGGCCGCGACGAAGGTCCTCTCCAGAGAGGGCTTTGCCGGGCTGTCCATGGTGGCGGTCGCGAACGAGGCCGCAGTGGCGACCGGGACGGTGTACAAGCATTTCGAAGGCAAGTCCGAACTGGTGAGTGCGGTCTTCCGGAGGGTGGTCGCCCGTGAGGTCGCCGCCGTCACCGCCGCGGCCGCGGAACGGATCGCGGATGCCGACACCGCAGCCTCCGCGGTCGAACGCGTCACCGCCGCGGTGGAAACCTTCGCGGGGCGTGCGCTGAAGAACCCGAAGCTCGCCTACGTACTGCTCGTCGAACCGGTCGATGCGGCTGTCGACAACGAGCGCCTGCACTTCCGGCGCGCTTTCGCCGAGGCCTTCGAATCGGCTATCACCGAGGGTGTCTCGCGTGGGGAACTGCCCGCACAGGACGCGCGAACCAGCGCCGCCGCATTGGTCGGTGCGATCGGTGAGGTGCTCGTCGGTCCGCTGGCCCACGCACCACACGGCGAATCCGTTGTCCCCGAACTCGTTGCCTTCGCGATGCGCGCGCTAGGCGTGCGCGATGATCAGAGCGCCCCGGGCGCTCGAGAGAAACAGGAGTTGTCCGATGCCGACGCATGA